AAAAACTTTGGGGTCAAAGCTGGTCGGTTCGAGCAAGAAATTGTAACGCTCAGTCAGAAAAAATATGTCGCCCGATGAATCGCTAACGCTCCGTTTGAAAATTTCACGCGGTGTCAGGGTAGTCAAGCCCGTCTCGAGCTTATGAGTGCGCGGCGCCGCCTTTGTTGCGGTCAGACCCGCGTCTTTGGCTGCTGCCGGGAGCGTGAGGAGTAAGCCGCATAGGAGTGTGATGGCTCTGGGAGCGATTCTTTTTAGGTGCATGGGACTCGGTTTCCGGAATCAATAAGAAGCTCACATGTGAGCCCCTGGTTGCAATGTTCCTAATCACCACAACTCAGGGCCCAACGCAAAGCTTTTTCGGCTGTGGACGGGAAATCTGTTGATCCTTTAACCGTGTCTTAACAGATTAATCACGGTCCCGATCGTCGTCCCCGCTGAAGTCCCCGATGACTTGGGCGGGTTGCTGCTGCTTATGTACGTAAACTGGAATGTCACAAGCCTGGTTCTTCGGGCCGTTCAGAGATACTTGAATTTGATTTAATGTTTGCGGTGATGCGAAGCGGTAAAGATGGCGCGTCGCATTGATACCGACCGCAGAGACAAACTTCTGTGCCTGATCAAGGGCACCCGCCTCAACAATGTCGACACCTTGGCAGTAGCTCGGGATACGGATTTCAAACTGCTCGATAGCCGCCGGGCTATCCCAGGTGACGACGCCGCGGTGAAAGTAACCGCCTTGGTAGCCAAAGACGCCGACGTATTCCATCGAGGCTTCATCAGGCTCTGCCGGTGGCGTCGGCGGAACCCCGCTATCGACCATGCCGGTCACTTGGATTTGGCAGGTGGCACCTAGGACTCGAGTCTCGTTAAAGAGAATCTTTACAGACTCGATGTTCCCGCCGCGGTGCCTGAAGTACGTCCCATTCTCAACAGTGGTGGGATACCACTGCGCATCGTCGAGAAACTTAACCTGCAGCGAACCAATGCGCACCAAAGGGCATACTGCAGTTGGAGCAAAGATAATTTGTAGAGGGTTGGCAGTTGATGCTTGGTTTAATTTGAGCTGTATCTCACTGTAGCCGCGTGGAATACGCACCAGAATTGGCTCAGTGACCGGAAGATTCAGCGTATCGGCCTTGGCCTTTGCGCCTATGGGCGCAGTTACTATCGCAGTTACAGTCAAGGTAAACATCATCGCAGTAAGAGCTGAAAAATGCTTCAAAGTACATTTCCTCCCTGGGACTTTGCGGCGCCTAGATGGCTCGTAGCTGGACTGGCATGACTTAGTTGATCATTCTAACCCACCTGTAAAGGCTGCACTAGGGAATAACCACGCTGCAACATGTCAGGGCACCATCTGCTTTAATGAACTCTGACATGTGTAGTTTGCTCACCGTGAGACCGCGCTCTGCGGCCGCGTGCTCGAGAATCGCGGCGCTGGCCTCGTATCCTGCTTGAATGACCAGGGTTTGGCCAAGGCGCAAGACATTGGAGGCTGGGACGTCAGGGACCTTTACGACGCGGAGGTCGTTCCCTAGTGCCGTAATCATCTGCGCTGCCATCTTCATCGCCTCGGGATGATCAGCGACCACTAAAGTTTGTTCATCCATGGCTGAAAGCACTGACTTCAGATGTAGTCCGGAGGCAACTTTGACGCTATGCACGGGACGGTTAACCATGGTCGCAAGGTCATAAGCCGCCGCCGCATTGGTGCGCCGCGAAAGCCCGACAAATACCCGGCCCCCAATCTGGAGCACATCTCCCCCGTCAAGCGTGGCACCGGCACTGAGATGATGAATTTTGAGCTGGGTAAATTTGGCGGTAAGGCTTTTTAAATGCGTCTCAACGGCAACGGTCTCGCCGCGGCGGGAGATGGCGCCTGGCCGCGTAATGATAGCCTGATCCTCAACTACGACGACCGTATCTTCAATAAAACAGCTGTCGGGCATGTCGTCAGCGCTAGGTACCATGAGGACTTCAAGAGCACATTGCTGCAGCAAGGCGACATAGGTTTCGTGCTGGTGCTGCGCCATGGCTACATCGATGGGCTGAGCCGGAACCTGCTCCGCCAGTGCATGGGCGAAGCTCCGCGCCAGGGGACGTGCGAGCACAAAGCGTGGTTTTGTGGGCTGATAAAGGGACCGCATTGCATGCTCCGATCCTAAAGCAAGTAGGATATCACACCACGCGGCATAGTAGTCCCTTCAAATAAAGGGATTCAGGAAATGTGAGGAGCACAGGATGATCATCTGCCTGATGGAGATAGGAGATGATTTGTGCATCGCGCCCAGCATCGATGGCGGCACCGAAGATAATTTTTTGAAAGAGATCGGTACTTATGTGCCCTGAACATGAGAAGGTGGCCAAAAGGCCGCCCGGATTCAGTAGCTTAAACGCCAGTAAGTTTAGGTCTTTATAGCCGCGCGCAGCCTTTTCGACCTGACTGCCGCTGGCAGCAAACTTTGGTGGGTCCATGGTGATCAAATCAAAGCGTTCGCCCGCATCCGCTAGCTGGCGCAAGACCTCGAAGGCATTCCCCTGGTGCTGCTCAAATCGTGGATCCTGGTGGCTGAATCCATTGGCAACGAGGTTAATGCGCAGACGCTCCAGGGCGGCTTCACTGGCATCCACACTCACGACGCTGGAGGCACCAGCCCGGGCCGTGTGCATAGTGAAGCCCCCTGTATAAGAGAAACAATCAAGCACCCGACGCCCACGTGCGTGCTGCGCGACTTCGACGTGGTTGCGACGTTGATCTAAATAAAAACCTGTTTTGTGACCGCTAGTGAGATCGACCGTGAAGGTGACTCCCTGCTCCTTGATCACCACATCTTTGAGTTGGGATTCGCTGCCGTGAAGTAGCCGGCTGACCCGTTCGAGTCCTTCAAGTTCGCGCACAGCGTCGTCGCTACGTTCGGAGATCGAGGCCGGCTTCAGTACTTCGTGCAGGGCTCCGACGACTGGTCCTAGGTGCTTATCTATACCAGCTGTCAGTGCCTGGAGGACGAGGTGCTCGCCGTACTTATCGACGATCAATCCCGGCACCAAGTCGGCCTCGCTCATGACAAGACGGCAGGAGTTCTGGTCCTGACCTAGAAGCGGCGCCCGCCGCTGTACAGCGGCACGTATGCGGCTCACCCAAAAGGCGTTATCGATCGCTTGACCCTGGTCCCAGGTCAGGACCCGTGCCGTCAATTTCGAAGCCGGGTTGGCGTAGCCGCGCGCCAGGAAAGCTCCCCGTTGGTCGACGATATCGCAGATCCCACCGGCTGCAACGTCCGGAAGCCGGTGAATGGCGCCACTAAATACCCACGGGTGGCGCTGTCTTAGCGGTTTTTCCCGGCCGGCTTTGACGACTAATTGCGGAAGAGACATGCGGACCTCCGAGGCACAGTGATGGCAAACCCGTGCCGGGTATAGCTGAGCGCGTACAAGCCGGCAATCACCTTAAAAGCTGGTCTACTTAATTGTTGGTAGATGACAAAATTAATAATTGTCCTAGACTGTTAAAGAACGGTGATGGAAGTTGGCCGGCCTGTCGACTGATTCATTAGTAAATCCTGGGGCTTCAGCGCGCTCCACCAACAATTAAGTAGACCAGTTATGAAAATTCTCGTCATCCAACTGCGCCAACTCGGCGACATCCTGCTGACGACCCCTTGTTTAAGAGCACTGAAAGAGGACGCCGTGGCAAGCGGCGCGCCGGAGCCAGAGATCGTATTTCTCAGTCATCCCATGGGGCGTCTGGTCTTGCGCGACAACCCTTATATCGACGAGCTCGTCACCTATCCTACCGACCGTGCTTGGTGGGCCGAATGGGCGCTGGCGCGTGCGCTACGTACCCGCCGGTTCGATCTAGTCTTTGACTTCATGAACAACCCGCGTAGCGCCTTCTATGCGCGTATGACGGGCGCTCCGCAGCGCTTGGCTTTCACCTCAGCCCGGCGCCCAGCCTACACACTGACTGTGCCCAAGCCGGCTGATGCCGGTTACATCGTTCGCGAAAAGTTTGCGCTGCTGCGGGCCGCAGGACTCAGTCCGCGTGACGAGCATCTGGTGTTCACATGGGCACCAGAGGACGCACTAGTTTTTCACGAATTTCTGGCGGCGCAACCGGCGGTTGCCGGGGCCCCTCTGCGCGTAGTTTTGAGTGCGACTCATAGGCGTGAGGCGCGGCGCTGGCCACTGGCAAGTTACGCGGCTCTGGCTGATCTTCTCGTGCGGGAGTGGGGCGCTGCGGTGTTGTGGCTCCATGGTCCCGGAGAAGAAGCCGTGGTCGACGAGGTAATGACTATGGCTAAAGAGCAGACGTTTAAGATGCCGCCCACGAGCTTTCGTGGCATGGCAGCATTTCTGGCGCAGTGCGACTTATTTGTGGGGAATTCGAACGGACCGAGTCACGTGGCTGTAGCCGTCGAAGTGCCGTCGCTGCAGCTCCACGGTCACACAAGGGCAGCTTCGTGGTGTCCGCTGACTGAACGGCATCGCGCGATTCAGTCGCCCGAATTCGGCAAAGTGCCTATGCCCGCGATGGCATCGATTACAGTGGATGCCGTATGGGAAGCGTTGCGTGGTATGCTGCCGCTAGTGCGTGAGGTGCATGCTGAACGCCAAAAGCCATTTTGATAGTGCCCTGCAACCTAACTTTTACCTGCGGAGTGGGCCGTGACCACCAATCATATTGTTGCTGTTGATCAGTTGCCCTACGGTATCAGGCTGGTTCTCCCTCGTCGCGAGCTACCGCGCTCGCTCGTGCGCGTGTCCCGATCGGTGACGATCCTTGGTGGCGCTGCCGCTGCGGTTGGACTTGCGCGCTTAGCCACGGCAGACTTTAGTATCCTGAGTGCAGGCAGTCTCTTCAGTGTGGTGGTCGGTTTAGTTGGCATGTTTTTTGGCCTTTTAGTTTGGTGCGGCCACAGCGTGATCATCTGCGGACACGGTAAGCTGCAACTGCGCGAGGCCTGCGGGCCGCTGCGTTGGCAGCGCTCCTTCAATCTTACGGAGCTGAGTCAGTTGACTATTTCAACCCTACCACTCGCTGCAGGCGCCAAAAGTGCATCGTCTACCATGGCCGGTGAATCGATCACTATCCTGGCAGGTGAGGTCCATAGTCGCGGACGTCGCGTCCTCATGTTTGGATACGCACCAGATCTCCTAAACTCAGTGCTCGCCAAGTTACCTATAGGGCGCGGTTGAGTGTGTCCTGTAATTCCCGCTCATCGTAGCGGTAGAAAGAAGTCTCCGCCTTAACGATCTGCCAAAGACCAGGCGCCATGCCGCTGCGCTTTTTGATATGCTGCCGCCGGCTCAGATAAACCTCGCCGGCCATATCGCCCCTGAGTTTTGAGTAGTAGATGGCAAGTATGCTTGCGCACTTGAGCAGCGCAGCTGGGAGCTCGCCCCTAACATCGCGTGCCGGAATGATGACATGGCTACCGGTCGTACCGACGGCGTGGAACCAATAGTCATTTGATTTAGCCAGCCGGCAGAGCTCATCGCTATCAGCGGCACTTTTGCCGACCAAAATGCGGACTTTAGAGGAGTCAGTGGCATTATCCGGTGACCACACGAACGTGCGGTAAGGGGTCGCATCCGCTGCGGCAGGGCTAACGCCACCGCCGCTGGAGGCGGCGAGGCCGTGCCGCTTGAGCTTGGCGTTAACAGAGTCCAGGCTCAAGGGGCCTGCGCGTAATGCCGCAAGATCACAAGTCAGCTGGGCTAGCTCGCCCTCAGTTTTGCTGATTTGTTCTTTAAGTGTGGCGTTGCCGCGTGCCGTCTTGCGCGCCTCGTCAAATAGGTGCGCTAAATTTTGACCAGGGCTTAGGCTTGGATCGAGCGCTATGACGATTGCTTGGTCAGTGCCGGATTCCTCGGGCTCGAGATGCAGCGCCTCGTCACCATAGTTGACTCGGTAAAGATAAGTCTTAAGAAGTTGCGCATGGCGATCCTTCGCGCCAGTAAGCGCCAGAGTGTGCGCCCTGTCGCGACTTTTTTGCAGTGATTTAGTTACTGTCTTTAAGCGCCGTGCTAGACGATCGCGCGCCGACCTTTGATAATCCGGCAGAATCACTTCCGGAGCCGAAGCTGTGGACGCGGGGAGATCAGGGGCTGCAACGGGTGTGCCCTTGAGGGATTCCGTATAATTACTCAGCTGATCGTCGGTGGGCCAAGAGGGTAGGGGGCGGCCAAGGGGCGTTTTTTTGGTGAAACTACCTTGCGAACTCTTACGCACAATTACTTGACCCGATGCATCGATAAAACGCAGCTCCGGCGGTGCACCATGGGCAATTTGCAGCCAGTACTCTGGTGCAGCGGTCCCTTTGGTCAACAGTGGTATCCAGTAATCACTGGTCGCTGGTTCCCAGTAAATACCGGGCAGTCCGCCTGTGGGAGCATACTTGCGCACCAGCGCGACGACGGCCCCCGTCGTTTTGATTTCGCTAAAACGCTCCGGTTCTAAGCGGACACCAAAGGTCATTTGATTAGCGTCGGCAATGAGGTAGCCTTTGTGAAAGGTTCCTGTACTGTCTTGCCAGTTCACGGCCAGAGCCATCATCGGGCCGTGAGCCTCAAAGCACTTGCTGTATTTACCAAAAATATTCATGTTTAGTGCCAGGCGGAGAGTTCGGCGACGGCCTGCGCCTCATTTATGGCAAGTCCTTCACGGATCTGATTTTTGATGGAGCCGAAGGCCAGTCCTTGCGTCTCAGCCGCCACTGCGATGGGCTCACCGTAACGCACGAGTATGCGGGCAAAAGGTTTAGGGATCTTGAATTGATCCCAGCTACGTAGCACCCATTGGCGATCCGCAGTGCTCGTCAGTGGTACTATGCTGACTCCAGTGCGACGTGCTAGGTCGACGATACCACCTTTGACACGACGCCGCGGTCCCCGTGGCCCATCGACCGTGATGGCGGTGAACCACCCGTCCTTGGTCATGTGCACGAGTTGGTCGCGGGCTTCAGGGCCACCGCGGCTACTCGAACCGCGAACGGTCTGGAAGCCGAACCGCGCCATCACTCGGGTCACGATATCGCCGTCGGCTGAGAGGCTTGCAAGGGGCGCAAACTTTTGGCCGCGATGAGCAAGGATGCTCGCAAATAGCTGTTCATGCCAAAGTGCCAGGCAGAAGCTACCGCCGGCGTGCATCGCCTCTGCTTTAGTCCGTTCTTCTGCGCCGACGACACGGATGCGGTAGGTGAGCAGAAGGAGCCGTGCCACGCCGTATAGCAGGATACTGGCCAGGCGAATTTTCCACATCTTTTTGGCTGGTGCGGTGCTAGTGGTTGGGGCTTCTGTCATTCTCGGCTCTCCTGGCTCTCCTGGCTTTCCTGGCTATCTTCATGCATGGCGGCCTCGTCTTCCGCCTCGTCCACATCGTCCACATCATCAAAGTCTGCATCATCGGGGATAGGCGCGGTGACATTGGTTGGCTCTGCCATCAGATCGGCAAAACCAACTAATGGCCTACCAAAGTCACCACGCGTGACGGCGTCGGTCCACTGAATCTTGGTTATGAAACCCATATTACGCATCGTGTTGATGATGGCCAAAAATCGCTTTTCGCCAAACGGAGTAAGAGCCCTTTGTCTGAGCCCACGAGACCACGCGTTAGGACTTGGTAGCACTAATGCCAGGTGCACCGCCTGTTCGACCGTTAGTAGCTCTGGTTTGGTGCGGAAATAATGCCAGGCGCCCTCTTTGACGCCGTACACTCCGTCTCCAAACTCAATTAAGTTTAAATACCACTCGAGTATCTGATCCTTACTTAGGATC
This is a stretch of genomic DNA from Deltaproteobacteria bacterium. It encodes these proteins:
- a CDS encoding class I SAM-dependent rRNA methyltransferase, whose amino-acid sequence is MSLPQLVVKAGREKPLRQRHPWVFSGAIHRLPDVAAGGICDIVDQRGAFLARGYANPASKLTARVLTWDQGQAIDNAFWVSRIRAAVQRRAPLLGQDQNSCRLVMSEADLVPGLIVDKYGEHLVLQALTAGIDKHLGPVVGALHEVLKPASISERSDDAVRELEGLERVSRLLHGSESQLKDVVIKEQGVTFTVDLTSGHKTGFYLDQRRNHVEVAQHARGRRVLDCFSYTGGFTMHTARAGASSVVSVDASEAALERLRINLVANGFSHQDPRFEQHQGNAFEVLRQLADAGERFDLITMDPPKFAASGSQVEKAARGYKDLNLLAFKLLNPGGLLATFSCSGHISTDLFQKIIFGAAIDAGRDAQIISYLHQADDHPVLLTFPESLYLKGLLCRVV
- a CDS encoding glycosyltransferase family 9 protein, whose translation is MKILVIQLRQLGDILLTTPCLRALKEDAVASGAPEPEIVFLSHPMGRLVLRDNPYIDELVTYPTDRAWWAEWALARALRTRRFDLVFDFMNNPRSAFYARMTGAPQRLAFTSARRPAYTLTVPKPADAGYIVREKFALLRAAGLSPRDEHLVFTWAPEDALVFHEFLAAQPAVAGAPLRVVLSATHRREARRWPLASYAALADLLVREWGAAVLWLHGPGEEAVVDEVMTMAKEQTFKMPPTSFRGMAAFLAQCDLFVGNSNGPSHVAVAVEVPSLQLHGHTRAASWCPLTERHRAIQSPEFGKVPMPAMASITVDAVWEALRGMLPLVREVHAERQKPF
- a CDS encoding DUF814 domain-containing protein: MNIFGKYSKCFEAHGPMMALAVNWQDSTGTFHKGYLIADANQMTFGVRLEPERFSEIKTTGAVVALVRKYAPTGGLPGIYWEPATSDYWIPLLTKGTAAPEYWLQIAHGAPPELRFIDASGQVIVRKSSQGSFTKKTPLGRPLPSWPTDDQLSNYTESLKGTPVAAPDLPASTASAPEVILPDYQRSARDRLARRLKTVTKSLQKSRDRAHTLALTGAKDRHAQLLKTYLYRVNYGDEALHLEPEESGTDQAIVIALDPSLSPGQNLAHLFDEARKTARGNATLKEQISKTEGELAQLTCDLAALRAGPLSLDSVNAKLKRHGLAASSGGGVSPAAADATPYRTFVWSPDNATDSSKVRILVGKSAADSDELCRLAKSNDYWFHAVGTTGSHVIIPARDVRGELPAALLKCASILAIYYSKLRGDMAGEVYLSRRQHIKKRSGMAPGLWQIVKAETSFYRYDERELQDTLNRAL
- a CDS encoding DUF374 domain-containing protein; its protein translation is MTEAPTTSTAPAKKMWKIRLASILLYGVARLLLLTYRIRVVGAEERTKAEAMHAGGSFCLALWHEQLFASILAHRGQKFAPLASLSADGDIVTRVMARFGFQTVRGSSSRGGPEARDQLVHMTKDGWFTAITVDGPRGPRRRVKGGIVDLARRTGVSIVPLTSTADRQWVLRSWDQFKIPKPFARILVRYGEPIAVAAETQGLAFGSIKNQIREGLAINEAQAVAELSAWH